Proteins found in one Amycolatopsis aidingensis genomic segment:
- a CDS encoding MaoC/PaaZ C-terminal domain-containing protein — MTTTARGLTGISELAGKDLGHTEWTPVGPDRAASFAHATDAGTHDPTDEGPLGGPVADGFHTLGLVGTLFDRLLRLADIRMNLIYGVNRVRFPAPVPLGASVRLHATIAEVTELEGGGLSMLVDATLELAGETKPACVAQVVYRVYD, encoded by the coding sequence ATGACGACCACCGCACGCGGACTCACCGGCATCAGCGAACTGGCAGGCAAGGACCTCGGGCACACCGAGTGGACACCGGTCGGCCCCGACCGGGCGGCCTCCTTCGCCCACGCCACCGACGCCGGGACACACGACCCCACGGACGAGGGACCGCTCGGCGGCCCGGTCGCCGACGGCTTCCACACGCTCGGCCTGGTCGGGACCCTGTTCGACCGGCTGCTGCGGCTGGCGGACATCCGGATGAACCTCATCTACGGGGTGAACCGGGTGCGGTTCCCCGCCCCCGTACCGCTCGGTGCCTCGGTGCGGCTGCACGCCACGATCGCCGAGGTGACCGAGCTCGAGGGCGGCGGGCTGAGCATGCTCGTCGACGCCACCCTCGAGCTGGCAGGAGAAACCAAACCCGCCTGCGTCGCACAGGTCGTCTACCGGGTCTACGACTGA
- a CDS encoding MFS transporter, with amino-acid sequence MKNRKELGLLTVTHGVNDMYQGAIPAMLPFLQAERGYSYALITGVTLAATGLSSLVQPLVGMLADRRPMGWLVTGGMVTAGAGVGLAGLGDAYLWTWFAVALTGLGLAAYHPAGAMVARTIGHGDTRTMSVFTVGGNVGVAVAPLFVAFVLGTTGLSGTWLLALPALILGAALLGTRHRWNLAGAVPGPSRGGGGTRDEPAEQPPARRNDWRAFGTLSVISVFWSIPFVVMGALAGAYVISRFGVSTTVGSATLTAFTAGGVLGTLAGGWAAQRWGRLPALRYGYAIAALGVLGVVLLPTMPLVLACTFVYGTVLFVPFAAQVTLAQDYLPNRVGTASGLTLGVTLSAGGLLSPLFGLLADDWGVRPVLGLLVGVLIVPAVLSWLIPDPQRPAGDTGSPALTGTGRQ; translated from the coding sequence GTGAAAAACCGGAAGGAACTCGGCCTGCTCACGGTGACCCACGGGGTCAACGACATGTACCAGGGGGCCATCCCCGCGATGCTGCCCTTCCTGCAGGCCGAACGCGGCTACAGCTACGCGCTGATCACCGGGGTCACCCTGGCCGCGACCGGCCTGTCCAGCCTGGTGCAGCCGCTGGTGGGCATGCTCGCCGACCGCCGCCCGATGGGCTGGCTGGTCACCGGCGGGATGGTCACCGCGGGCGCCGGGGTCGGCCTCGCCGGTCTCGGGGACGCCTACCTGTGGACCTGGTTCGCCGTGGCCCTCACCGGCCTCGGCCTGGCCGCATACCATCCGGCCGGTGCCATGGTCGCCCGCACCATCGGCCATGGCGACACCCGCACCATGAGCGTCTTCACCGTCGGCGGCAATGTCGGCGTGGCCGTCGCCCCGCTGTTCGTGGCCTTCGTACTGGGCACCACCGGCCTTTCCGGCACCTGGCTGCTCGCTCTGCCCGCACTGATACTCGGCGCTGCACTGCTGGGCACGCGGCACCGCTGGAACCTCGCCGGCGCCGTCCCCGGCCCCAGCCGCGGTGGCGGCGGCACCCGGGACGAGCCGGCCGAACAGCCCCCGGCCCGGCGCAACGACTGGCGTGCCTTCGGGACCCTGTCGGTGATCTCGGTGTTCTGGTCGATCCCCTTCGTGGTGATGGGCGCGCTGGCCGGGGCGTACGTGATCAGCAGGTTCGGGGTGTCCACCACCGTCGGCTCAGCCACCCTGACGGCCTTCACCGCGGGCGGGGTACTCGGCACCCTCGCGGGCGGCTGGGCCGCGCAACGCTGGGGCAGGCTGCCCGCGCTGCGGTACGGCTACGCGATCGCCGCGCTCGGGGTACTCGGCGTGGTGCTGCTTCCGACCATGCCGCTCGTGCTGGCCTGCACCTTCGTCTACGGAACGGTGCTGTTCGTGCCCTTCGCCGCCCAGGTCACCCTGGCACAGGACTACCTGCCGAACCGGGTCGGCACCGCCAGCGGCCTGACCCTGGGCGTGACGCTGTCCGCGGGCGGCCTGCTCTCCCCGCTGTTCGGCCTGCTCGCCGACGACTGGGGAGTACGGCCGGTCCTCGGCCTCCTGGTCGGCGTGCTCATCGTGCCTGCCGTCCTCTCCTGGCTGATTCCAGACCCGCAGCGCCCCGCCGGGGACACCGGCAGTCCGGCGCTCACCGGCACCGGCAGGCAGTAG
- a CDS encoding amidohydrolase family protein has translation MLITVGQLLYGPAGARSTDAAVLVHDGKIVQVGPRDQVTAAAPATVPALDFPGATLLPGLIDGHVHLSFDAGADPVGNLLATDEAELLTGMATRAGQLLASGVTTVRDLGDRAGAAVRLRTEIDAGRLPGPRILAAVAPLTPPGGHCWFLGGEVGDDAAIRERIRRNIAAGADVLKVMVSGGHITEGGAAMWESQFTTAQLTLMVDEAARYGVPVAAHAHSADSIAAAVAAGVDTVEHCLWLDGPEGVDRRTTVARQMADRGIAVCGTLCGHDWRAKLAEQGSAATRAFYDRLCWLDELGVPLIAGTDAGIPMAAFDDYVGMLELYRWLGFSPERVLELATVDSAHGLGLSATTGRIAPGLDADLLVVAGDPATDLSALRAVRLVLAKGRPHHRTGHERPPRQPARTAR, from the coding sequence GTGCTGATCACGGTCGGGCAACTGCTCTACGGCCCGGCCGGTGCGCGCAGCACGGACGCCGCCGTGCTGGTCCACGACGGCAAGATCGTCCAGGTCGGGCCGCGTGACCAGGTCACAGCCGCCGCACCGGCCACGGTCCCCGCACTGGACTTCCCGGGGGCCACCCTGCTGCCGGGGCTGATCGACGGGCATGTGCACCTGAGCTTCGACGCCGGTGCCGACCCGGTCGGCAACCTGCTCGCCACCGACGAGGCGGAGCTGCTGACCGGAATGGCGACGCGCGCCGGCCAGCTGCTGGCCAGCGGCGTCACCACCGTCCGCGACCTCGGCGACCGCGCGGGCGCGGCGGTCCGGCTGCGCACCGAGATCGACGCGGGACGGCTGCCGGGACCCCGCATACTCGCCGCGGTGGCGCCACTCACCCCACCCGGCGGGCACTGCTGGTTCCTCGGCGGCGAAGTCGGCGACGACGCGGCGATCCGCGAACGGATCCGGCGCAACATCGCCGCGGGCGCGGACGTGCTCAAGGTGATGGTCAGCGGCGGGCACATCACCGAGGGCGGGGCGGCGATGTGGGAATCCCAGTTCACCACCGCCCAGCTCACCCTGATGGTCGATGAGGCCGCGCGGTACGGCGTGCCGGTGGCCGCACACGCGCACAGCGCCGACTCGATTGCCGCCGCCGTCGCCGCCGGGGTGGACACCGTGGAGCACTGCCTGTGGCTGGACGGCCCGGAAGGGGTGGACCGCAGGACCACGGTGGCCAGGCAGATGGCCGACCGCGGCATCGCGGTATGCGGAACCCTGTGCGGGCACGACTGGCGCGCGAAGCTGGCCGAACAGGGCAGCGCCGCCACCCGCGCCTTCTACGACCGGTTGTGCTGGCTGGACGAACTCGGCGTACCGCTGATCGCGGGCACCGACGCCGGCATCCCGATGGCCGCGTTCGACGACTACGTCGGGATGCTGGAGCTCTACCGCTGGCTCGGTTTCAGCCCCGAGCGCGTCCTCGAACTGGCCACCGTCGACTCCGCGCACGGCCTCGGCCTTTCCGCGACCACCGGGCGGATCGCCCCGGGACTCGACGCGGACCTGCTGGTCGTCGCGGGCGACCCGGCTACCGATCTGTCGGCGCTACGGGCCGTGCGGCTCGTACTGGCGAAAGGAAGACCACACCACCGCACCGGGCACGAACGGCCACCGCGGCAGCCGGCGCGCACCGCGAGATGA
- a CDS encoding MalY/PatB family protein gives MNPNLAGAGVAEPDPRALRASRGPKKWRQPPPEVLPAWLAEMDFPAAPVVVDGLRDYLADGLLGYPYWPHGSPVRELFATRMAQRHSWRPPPGQVREFATVTQGVHLALWLATRPGDAVAVHAPLYGPFRAGLARMDRELVPIPMIDGPGGWYWDPERLERDLTRTGCRALLLVNPHNPTGRVFTAGELTALAALAERHDLLVISDEIHADLTYPGHRHIPIASLDPAIAARTVTLTSASKAFNLAGMRCATGHIGPARLRAAIDAQPVELHGAANLLGVQASVLAWQEGDAWLADLLRRLTANRDRLGAALAERLPGITWHPPEASYLAWLDCRALGLGTEPAAHIRQYGGVQLSPGTDFDPGGDGFVRLNFATSDALLEELIDRLARGARPAAPAEVTPC, from the coding sequence ATGAACCCGAACCTGGCTGGGGCAGGTGTCGCCGAGCCGGACCCCCGCGCGCTGCGGGCGAGCCGTGGCCCGAAGAAGTGGCGCCAGCCTCCCCCGGAGGTGTTACCCGCCTGGCTGGCGGAAATGGACTTTCCTGCCGCCCCGGTGGTGGTCGATGGCCTGCGCGACTACTTGGCCGACGGCCTGCTCGGGTACCCGTACTGGCCACATGGCAGCCCGGTGCGTGAGCTGTTCGCCACCCGGATGGCGCAGCGGCACAGCTGGCGGCCACCGCCGGGGCAGGTGCGGGAGTTCGCCACGGTGACCCAGGGCGTGCACCTGGCGCTGTGGCTGGCCACCAGGCCCGGCGACGCGGTGGCCGTGCACGCCCCGCTGTACGGCCCGTTTCGCGCGGGACTGGCCCGGATGGACCGCGAACTGGTGCCCATCCCCATGATCGACGGCCCCGGCGGCTGGTACTGGGACCCCGAGCGGCTGGAACGAGACCTCACCCGAACGGGCTGCCGCGCGCTGCTGCTGGTCAACCCGCACAACCCCACCGGAAGGGTGTTCACGGCCGGGGAGCTCACCGCGCTGGCCGCGCTGGCCGAGCGCCACGACCTGCTGGTGATCTCCGACGAGATCCACGCCGATCTGACCTACCCCGGACACCGGCATATCCCCATCGCCTCCCTCGACCCGGCCATCGCGGCACGTACGGTCACCCTCACCTCGGCGAGCAAGGCCTTCAACCTGGCCGGGATGCGCTGCGCGACCGGACATATCGGCCCCGCCCGGTTACGCGCGGCCATCGACGCCCAGCCGGTGGAGCTGCACGGCGCCGCGAACCTGCTCGGAGTCCAGGCCTCGGTGCTCGCCTGGCAGGAGGGTGACGCCTGGTTGGCGGACCTGCTCCGGCGGCTCACGGCCAACCGGGACCGGCTGGGCGCGGCGCTGGCCGAGCGGCTGCCGGGTATCACCTGGCACCCGCCGGAGGCCTCCTACCTGGCCTGGCTGGACTGCCGGGCGCTCGGGCTCGGCACCGAGCCCGCGGCCCATATCCGCCAGTACGGCGGCGTCCAGCTCAGCCCCGGCACCGACTTCGACCCCGGTGGCGACGGCTTCGTCCGGCTCAACTTCGCCACCTCCGACGCCCTGCTGGAGGAGCTCATCGACCGGCTGGCGCGTGGCGCGCGCCCGGCAGCGCCCGCCGAGGTGACCCCGTGCTGA
- a CDS encoding SRPBCC family protein, with amino-acid sequence MADQSLTITFLVDQAPREVFDSITNVRGWWSDGLRGRTEKPGDEFTYRHGDAHRCKIRVTEAIPGRKVSWLVLDNYFDFTEDKTEWIDTTVHFDISSTGGKTEVHFTHKGLVPEYECFEVCSDGWNFFVGSSLRDLITTGRGQPASWATAQVAAD; translated from the coding sequence ATGGCCGATCAGAGCCTGACGATCACCTTCTTGGTGGATCAGGCCCCGCGGGAAGTCTTCGATTCCATCACCAACGTTCGTGGTTGGTGGTCGGATGGGCTCCGAGGTCGCACCGAGAAGCCCGGGGACGAGTTCACGTATCGTCATGGAGACGCGCACCGCTGCAAAATCCGCGTGACAGAGGCGATACCCGGCCGGAAGGTCTCCTGGCTGGTGCTGGACAACTACTTCGATTTCACCGAGGACAAGACCGAGTGGATCGACACCACGGTCCACTTCGACATCTCCAGCACGGGTGGCAAGACCGAAGTTCACTTCACACACAAGGGCCTGGTTCCCGAGTACGAATGCTTCGAGGTCTGCTCCGATGGGTGGAATTTCTTCGTCGGTAGCAGCCTGCGTGACCTGATCACGACCGGCCGAGGCCAGCCAGCCAGCTGGGCGACAGCACAAGTGGCTGCTGACTGA
- a CDS encoding DUF1702 family protein — MYRALRRRVLTPSMSETKVSVRGFHEKTPEATTLLETVGEMFLTGYGYAAESRKPLDVEARLEELPVRFRGFAYEGAAMGFAVRDGLPLGSRRSVAEFLAGRADAHIYMAYVGVGWALARLPRFRWPAVTASVPDDLLRWLVLDGYGFHQAYFHTDKYVHGHYQEPAFPWPADGSQSYILRAIDQGIGRAMWFVGGTDADFVANMIEKFPRSRHVDLYSGAGLAATYAGGAEEDELRVLWERAGEHRAMVAQASAFAATARVRAGLVVPANELATQVFCGMSVAEASEVSIRNQPREPVAGDLPAYEVWRQGIADEFRALGRC; from the coding sequence ATGTATCGGGCGCTGCGGCGCCGTGTTCTGACACCTTCCATGTCGGAAACAAAGGTGTCCGTTCGGGGCTTCCACGAGAAGACCCCGGAGGCGACCACTTTGCTCGAGACGGTCGGCGAAATGTTTCTGACGGGGTACGGATACGCGGCCGAGTCGCGTAAGCCGCTCGACGTGGAGGCCAGACTCGAGGAACTTCCGGTTCGATTCCGTGGCTTCGCCTACGAGGGCGCGGCGATGGGCTTCGCGGTCCGCGACGGGCTGCCCCTCGGCAGCAGGCGGAGCGTGGCGGAGTTTCTCGCCGGGCGGGCCGATGCGCACATCTACATGGCCTATGTGGGGGTCGGCTGGGCGCTGGCCAGGCTGCCGCGGTTCCGCTGGCCCGCGGTGACCGCAAGCGTGCCGGATGACCTGCTGCGCTGGCTGGTGCTGGACGGCTACGGCTTCCACCAGGCGTACTTCCATACCGACAAGTACGTGCACGGGCATTACCAGGAGCCGGCGTTCCCATGGCCTGCCGATGGCTCGCAGTCCTACATCCTGCGAGCCATCGACCAGGGGATCGGCCGTGCCATGTGGTTCGTCGGCGGTACCGACGCGGACTTCGTGGCGAACATGATCGAGAAGTTCCCTCGGTCGCGGCATGTCGACCTGTACAGCGGAGCCGGTCTCGCCGCGACCTACGCGGGCGGCGCGGAGGAGGACGAGTTGCGGGTGTTGTGGGAGCGGGCGGGCGAACACCGCGCGATGGTCGCCCAGGCCAGCGCGTTCGCGGCCACCGCACGGGTACGGGCAGGTCTCGTGGTGCCCGCCAACGAACTGGCCACTCAGGTCTTCTGTGGAATGAGCGTCGCGGAGGCGTCCGAGGTCAGCATCCGCAACCAGCCCCGGGAACCCGTCGCAGGCGACCTTCCCGCATACGAGGTGTGGCGCCAGGGGATCGCGGATGAGTTCCGCGCCCTCGGGCGCTGCTGA
- a CDS encoding helix-turn-helix transcriptional regulator, protein MQEAVERAIAAMWARYHEPLSLADIADTAIYSKFYFSRGFRTLTGTSPGRFLTAVRLTKAKQLLLETSLSVTDISHMVGYHSLGTFTRRFTRSVGVSPARYRALSHEGQLALSATATAARENRPAAVCGWVEVPAGEVPVRVYVGAFKDPIAQGIPIACDIRDGSGPYQLDAVPESPYYIRVAVVAVRDLDPRPWERRPLFVGAAEPVAVPANRTVELNIETRPIRPLDLPILLALPELDSRTLPEVELATPSAASQ, encoded by the coding sequence GTGCAGGAAGCGGTAGAGAGAGCCATAGCCGCGATGTGGGCTCGTTATCACGAGCCGCTTTCGCTGGCCGATATCGCGGACACCGCAATATACAGCAAGTTCTACTTCTCCAGGGGCTTTCGGACGCTGACCGGAACCTCGCCGGGACGGTTCCTCACCGCGGTTCGGCTCACCAAGGCCAAGCAGCTGCTGCTGGAGACCTCGCTGAGCGTCACCGACATCTCCCATATGGTCGGTTACCACAGCCTTGGCACGTTCACCCGGCGCTTCACCCGCAGCGTCGGCGTCTCGCCCGCGCGTTACCGCGCGCTGTCGCATGAAGGGCAACTGGCCCTGTCGGCGACCGCCACGGCCGCCCGTGAGAACCGGCCCGCGGCGGTGTGCGGGTGGGTCGAGGTGCCTGCCGGTGAGGTCCCCGTACGGGTTTACGTGGGCGCCTTCAAGGACCCCATCGCGCAAGGGATCCCGATCGCCTGCGATATCCGCGACGGCTCGGGGCCGTACCAGCTCGACGCGGTACCGGAGTCGCCGTACTACATCCGCGTCGCCGTGGTGGCGGTCCGCGATCTCGATCCCCGCCCGTGGGAACGCAGGCCCCTGTTCGTCGGCGCCGCCGAGCCGGTCGCTGTCCCGGCGAACCGGACCGTGGAGCTGAACATCGAGACCAGGCCGATCCGCCCGCTGGACCTGCCCATCCTGCTCGCGCTGCCCGAACTGGACAGTCGCACCCTGCCCGAGGTCGAGCTGGCGACGCCGTCGGCAGCCTCCCAGTAA
- a CDS encoding carboxymuconolactone decarboxylase family protein, whose translation MQAVVRAGLRDLSTAQVRQVRAVRFRAAGSEVARVYREIERDFGVLAPPIVLHAPAPDVMAACWLMLRETLLVPGAAPRAHKEAVSTAVSAGNSCPFCVTMHSSMLADLVGYREGAIPDPAARAAAEWATANAVSDGGAGHPVPFPAEQAPEMVGTAVILQYLNRMVNIFLGEAPLPPFAPAATLGVVRRVLVWLIKSAERGGPRAGASLDLLPAAPPHPELGWSAGNPAIAEAYARGTAVIEAAGRRSIPAEVRELVSEHLARWDGRPIGPSRAWVEDAVAALPGDRRPAGRLALLTALASYQIDQPVLDDFRAQLPADRALIDLTSWASLAAALRAGSWMAVPSSGPPAVPDRSFPPESSAR comes from the coding sequence ATGCAAGCAGTGGTACGGGCCGGTCTGCGGGACCTTTCCACCGCGCAGGTGCGGCAGGTACGCGCGGTACGGTTCCGCGCGGCCGGGAGCGAGGTGGCCAGGGTCTACCGCGAGATCGAGCGGGACTTCGGCGTGCTGGCGCCGCCGATCGTGCTGCACGCGCCCGCACCGGACGTCATGGCGGCCTGCTGGCTGATGCTGCGCGAGACCCTGCTGGTCCCGGGGGCGGCGCCGCGGGCGCACAAGGAGGCGGTCTCCACCGCGGTCTCCGCGGGCAACAGCTGCCCGTTCTGCGTCACGATGCACTCCTCGATGCTGGCCGACCTGGTGGGCTACCGGGAGGGCGCGATCCCGGACCCCGCGGCCCGCGCGGCGGCCGAGTGGGCCACCGCGAACGCGGTCAGCGACGGCGGCGCAGGCCATCCGGTGCCGTTCCCCGCCGAGCAGGCTCCCGAGATGGTCGGCACCGCGGTGATCCTGCAGTACCTCAACCGGATGGTGAACATCTTCCTCGGCGAGGCGCCGTTACCACCCTTCGCGCCCGCGGCCACCCTCGGTGTGGTGCGCCGTGTGCTGGTCTGGCTGATCAAGTCGGCCGAGCGCGGCGGGCCACGGGCCGGTGCCTCGCTGGACCTGCTGCCGGCCGCGCCGCCGCACCCCGAGCTCGGGTGGTCGGCAGGCAACCCGGCGATCGCCGAGGCCTACGCGCGGGGCACCGCGGTCATCGAGGCGGCGGGTCGCCGCTCGATACCGGCCGAGGTGCGCGAGCTGGTGTCGGAGCACCTGGCACGGTGGGACGGTAGGCCCATCGGACCGAGCAGGGCCTGGGTCGAGGACGCGGTCGCCGCCCTGCCAGGGGACCGGCGCCCGGCAGGCAGGCTGGCACTGCTGACGGCGCTCGCCTCCTACCAGATCGACCAGCCGGTGCTCGACGACTTCCGCGCGCAGCTGCCTGCCGACCGCGCGCTGATCGACCTGACGTCCTGGGCGAGCCTCGCCGCGGCGCTGCGCGCCGGGAGCTGGATGGCGGTTCCTTCCTCCGGTCCCCCGGCCGTCCCGGATCGGTCCTTCCCGCCGGAGTCCTCCGCGCGGTGA
- a CDS encoding cytochrome P450 — MPSTWRARGHRARTPGRVLPGPPRRATLNLLASMARDRLSVMTSVTRRYGDAVRLRLGPKSLHFFNHPDHAKYVLADNPGNYVKGIGLTHAKRALGDGLLTSEGELWKAQRKTIQPAFQAKRIAGKTEAIAQEAEGLVTRLRKHAGGGPVDIREEMTGLTLGVLGRSLLDADLSVYESIGDSFEAVQDQAMFEMMSLSAVPTWVPLPKQRRFRRARAELDRIVARLAEERAANPTSDGGDVLSRLVEATGRESEARVRAQRMRDELVTLLLAGHDTTASTLSWTFYLLDRHPEVWERVHAEAVEVLGDGPPSYEDLHRLSYTTMVLQEVMRLYPAVWLLPRKARTADEIGGYPVPAGAEVLLCPYTLHRHPAFWADPDRFDPDRFDSSRAATRPRYAYIPFGAGPRVCVGSSLGLLEATIVTAYVARELRLATAPGYQVRPEPMLTLRVRGGLPMTVQPAG, encoded by the coding sequence ATGCCCAGCACCTGGCGGGCGCGTGGACACCGTGCCCGGACTCCCGGCCGGGTCCTGCCCGGGCCACCGCGACGCGCGACGCTGAACCTGCTGGCGAGCATGGCAAGGGACCGGCTCTCGGTGATGACCTCGGTGACGCGCCGGTACGGCGACGCGGTCCGGCTGCGCCTGGGCCCCAAGTCGCTGCACTTCTTCAACCATCCCGACCACGCCAAGTACGTGCTCGCCGACAACCCGGGCAACTACGTCAAGGGCATCGGCCTTACGCACGCCAAGCGCGCGCTCGGCGACGGCCTGCTGACCAGTGAGGGCGAGCTGTGGAAAGCCCAGCGCAAGACCATCCAGCCTGCCTTCCAGGCCAAGCGGATCGCAGGGAAGACCGAGGCGATCGCGCAGGAGGCCGAGGGCCTGGTGACCAGGCTGCGCAAGCACGCCGGTGGCGGGCCGGTGGACATTCGCGAGGAGATGACCGGGCTGACCCTGGGCGTCCTCGGCCGGTCCCTGCTGGACGCCGACCTGAGCGTGTACGAGTCCATTGGGGACTCCTTCGAGGCGGTCCAGGACCAGGCGATGTTCGAGATGATGTCGCTGAGCGCGGTACCCACCTGGGTCCCGTTGCCCAAGCAGCGACGCTTCCGCCGCGCCCGCGCCGAACTGGACCGCATTGTCGCCCGGCTGGCCGAGGAGCGCGCGGCGAACCCGACCTCCGACGGGGGCGACGTGCTGTCCCGGCTGGTCGAGGCCACCGGGCGGGAATCCGAAGCCCGGGTGCGGGCCCAGCGGATGCGGGACGAGCTGGTGACCCTGCTGCTCGCCGGACATGACACCACGGCCAGCACGCTGAGCTGGACCTTCTACCTCCTGGACCGGCATCCGGAGGTGTGGGAACGGGTGCATGCCGAGGCGGTGGAGGTACTGGGCGACGGCCCGCCCAGCTACGAGGACCTGCACCGGCTGTCCTACACCACCATGGTGCTGCAGGAGGTGATGCGCCTCTACCCGGCCGTGTGGCTGTTGCCGCGTAAGGCCCGTACGGCCGACGAGATCGGCGGATACCCCGTGCCGGCCGGGGCGGAGGTGCTGCTCTGCCCGTACACCCTGCACCGGCACCCGGCGTTCTGGGCGGACCCGGACCGGTTCGATCCGGACCGGTTCGACTCCAGCCGCGCGGCCACCCGCCCGCGCTACGCTTACATCCCGTTCGGCGCGGGCCCCCGGGTCTGTGTCGGCAGCAGCCTCGGACTGCTGGAGGCCACCATCGTCACCGCCTACGTCGCGCGCGAGCTGCGGCTCGCCACCGCACCGGGCTACCAGGTACGCCCCGAACCGATGCTGACCCTGCGGGTGCGTGGTGGCCTGCCGATGACGGTCCAGCCAGCCGGATGA
- a CDS encoding GMC family oxidoreductase, translating to MTAQYDDIILGAGSAGMALAARLTEDPARRVLLLEGGPDYVRPEETPEDIFYGRTMSFVDHDWTFRADVHDGRKIRYPRGKTTGGSSAVGATVGLRGVPADYDDWAAAGNPSWSYERVLPYFRKLEHDLDFGEDEFHGGDGPMPIRRWRPDELAPGQTAFVEACLQAGFPETADHNHPESTGIGSIPSTRPDAVHRATTGTTYLRMVRDRANLEIRAHTMVDRVVFEGTKAVGVLAATAGGGYERVDGRRIILATGAVASPAILLRSGIGPAEDLRRLGVEVRADLPGVGANLVDHQRTGAFLVPQPGATDPTEAFLQEILRTTSPVTGDFNDLQYYMVNHFDLTPFPELQMLAGATEILGVMVVAQRPGSRGRITLPSADPAAQPTIELNFLDDEREMDVLVDGVRTAWRLAHHPDILKLGQGFVVLREATIDNDDMVRQYVKTSLDSAYHPVGTVRMGPSSDPDTVVDERGAVHGIESLYVCDSSIMPSTVRANTNLTSIMIGERTADWLRED from the coding sequence ATGACGGCTCAGTACGACGACATCATCCTCGGCGCGGGATCGGCCGGGATGGCGCTCGCGGCCCGGCTGACCGAGGATCCCGCCCGGCGCGTGCTGCTCTTGGAAGGCGGCCCGGACTACGTGCGGCCCGAGGAGACGCCGGAGGACATCTTCTACGGCCGCACGATGTCGTTCGTGGACCACGACTGGACCTTCCGCGCCGACGTGCACGACGGCCGCAAGATCCGGTACCCCCGGGGCAAGACCACGGGCGGTTCGTCGGCGGTCGGGGCAACGGTGGGGTTGCGTGGTGTCCCCGCCGACTACGACGACTGGGCCGCGGCCGGCAACCCGTCCTGGTCCTACGAGCGGGTCCTGCCGTACTTCCGGAAGCTGGAGCACGACCTCGACTTCGGCGAGGACGAGTTCCACGGGGGTGACGGTCCGATGCCGATCCGGCGCTGGCGGCCGGACGAACTTGCGCCGGGGCAGACGGCGTTCGTGGAGGCCTGCCTGCAGGCGGGTTTCCCGGAGACAGCCGACCACAACCATCCGGAGTCCACCGGCATCGGGTCGATCCCGTCCACCCGGCCGGACGCGGTGCACCGGGCCACCACCGGCACGACCTATCTCCGGATGGTCCGGGACCGGGCGAACCTGGAGATCAGGGCACACACCATGGTCGATCGCGTGGTGTTCGAAGGGACGAAGGCGGTCGGTGTGCTGGCGGCCACGGCGGGCGGTGGCTACGAACGTGTCGACGGCCGCCGGATCATCCTGGCCACCGGCGCGGTGGCCTCGCCCGCCATCCTGCTGCGTTCCGGCATCGGTCCGGCCGAGGACCTGCGGCGGCTGGGTGTCGAGGTCCGCGCGGACCTGCCGGGGGTGGGCGCGAACCTGGTGGACCACCAGCGCACCGGTGCCTTCCTGGTGCCGCAGCCCGGGGCCACGGACCCGACCGAGGCCTTCCTGCAGGAGATCCTGCGGACCACCTCGCCGGTCACCGGGGACTTCAACGACCTGCAGTACTACATGGTCAACCATTTCGATCTCACGCCCTTCCCCGAGCTGCAGATGCTCGCTGGCGCCACCGAGATCCTCGGGGTGATGGTGGTGGCGCAGCGACCAGGCTCCCGGGGCCGGATCACCCTGCCCTCCGCCGACCCGGCTGCCCAGCCCACGATCGAGCTGAACTTCCTGGACGACGAGCGCGAGATGGACGTGCTGGTGGACGGGGTCCGCACCGCATGGCGTCTGGCGCACCATCCGGACATCCTGAAGCTGGGGCAGGGCTTCGTGGTGTTGCGCGAGGCGACCATCGACAACGACGACATGGTGCGGCAGTACGTCAAGACCAGTTTGGACAGTGCCTATCATCCGGTTGGTACGGTGCGGATGGGCCCGTCCTCCGATCCGGACACCGTGGTGGACGAGCGCGGTGCGGTGCATGGCATCGAGTCCCTCTACGTCTGTGACTCGTCGATCATGCCGAGCACGGTGCGTGCGAACACCAACCTGACCTCGATCATGATCGGGGAGCGGACCGCGGACTGGCTGCGCGAGGACTGA